In one Novosphingopyxis iocasae genomic region, the following are encoded:
- a CDS encoding cobyric acid synthase: MTGRAIMLQGTGSDVGKSLLVAGLCRIAQRRGIDAAPFKPQNMSNNAAACPGGGEIGRAQALQARAAGLQPSTDMNPLLLKPEGDRRAQVVLNGKALRSEEAAAYMANRGSLLPIVIEAFDRLRSAHDLVIVEGAGSPAEVNLRKGDIANMGFARATDVPVVLVGDIDRGGIIASLVGTRAVIDTEDAEMIAGFAINRFRGDQALFEDGVRFIEDRTGWRNFGIVPWLACAARLPAEDAVVLGQAKPKDGAILIAVPMLSRISNFDDLDPLRAEPDVEVRFIPTGQPIPREAGAVILAGTKSTLADLAMLRNEGWDYDIIAAWRTGAHIVGLCGGFQMLGNRIEDADAADGLAGTADGLGLFDMTTVMTRKKVVRPISGTTIADDDAVTGYEIHTGLSQGPALEKPFSRLEDGVLDGAVAAGGRLIGTYLHGVFASDAFRSRWLEKLRSGRSSTLNYEDGVDTALDELAEGLEEALDVDALLALAR, translated from the coding sequence ATGACCGGTCGCGCGATCATGCTGCAGGGCACCGGCTCGGACGTTGGCAAATCGCTGCTGGTTGCGGGGCTTTGCCGGATCGCTCAGCGACGCGGGATCGACGCGGCACCCTTCAAGCCGCAGAATATGTCGAACAATGCTGCCGCCTGTCCGGGTGGAGGCGAAATCGGTCGAGCGCAGGCGCTCCAGGCTCGCGCTGCGGGGCTGCAGCCGTCGACCGACATGAACCCCTTGCTCCTCAAGCCCGAAGGCGACCGGCGCGCGCAGGTCGTCCTGAACGGCAAGGCGCTGCGCAGTGAAGAAGCAGCAGCGTATATGGCAAATCGGGGAAGTCTGCTTCCCATCGTGATCGAGGCATTCGATCGGCTGAGATCGGCGCACGATCTCGTTATCGTCGAGGGCGCGGGCAGCCCGGCGGAGGTAAACCTGCGCAAGGGCGACATCGCCAATATGGGCTTTGCGCGCGCGACCGATGTTCCCGTAGTGCTCGTTGGTGACATCGATCGCGGCGGGATTATCGCATCGCTCGTCGGCACCCGAGCCGTAATCGACACCGAGGATGCCGAGATGATCGCAGGCTTCGCCATCAACCGCTTCCGAGGCGACCAGGCCCTGTTCGAAGATGGCGTGCGTTTCATCGAAGACCGCACCGGCTGGCGTAATTTCGGCATCGTGCCGTGGCTGGCCTGTGCTGCGCGGCTGCCCGCTGAAGACGCTGTGGTGCTGGGACAGGCGAAACCGAAAGACGGGGCCATTTTGATTGCCGTGCCAATGCTTTCGCGGATCAGCAATTTCGACGATCTCGATCCGCTTCGTGCCGAGCCGGATGTAGAGGTCCGCTTCATTCCTACCGGCCAGCCCATTCCGCGCGAGGCCGGTGCAGTCATCCTCGCAGGCACCAAATCGACCTTGGCCGACTTGGCAATGCTGCGGAACGAGGGGTGGGACTACGACATCATCGCCGCCTGGCGCACAGGCGCGCACATCGTCGGCCTGTGCGGTGGCTTCCAGATGCTGGGCAATCGGATCGAGGATGCCGACGCCGCGGATGGATTGGCAGGGACTGCGGATGGTCTGGGCCTGTTCGACATGACGACGGTGATGACCCGCAAGAAAGTGGTCCGCCCCATCAGCGGGACTACAATTGCCGATGATGACGCGGTGACAGGTTACGAGATTCATACCGGTCTTTCGCAGGGGCCTGCGCTGGAGAAGCCCTTCTCTCGCTTGGAAGACGGCGTCCTTGATGGCGCGGTCGCAGCGGGCGGACGTCTGATCGGCACCTATCTTCACGGTGTGTTTGCAAGCGACGCATTCCGTTCGCGCTGGCTTGAGAAATTGCGTAGCGGCCGGAGCAGCACGCTCAATTACGAAGATGGTGTCGACACAGCGCTGGACGAACTAGCCGAAGGGCTCGAGGAGGCCCTCGACGTTGACGCTTTGCTGGCGCTTGCGCGGTGA
- a CDS encoding ABC transporter ATP-binding protein, protein MSILQASGLSYAVDGKPLVVDAGFSLEPGELTALIGPNGSGKTTLLRLALGLLQAEAGSASIDGEPVARLSPVERARKIAYLPQARPLVWPQPVRDVVSLGRFAYGAALGRLSAGDEAAVSQAIGACQLDGFEERAADTLSGGELARVHLARALAAETPLVIADEPVAALDPRYQHQTMRLFASMAQGGHGVLTVVHDLDLALRYATRVLWLDEGRIVADGTPEETYTNERLRRVFGIEAEIIRNGARIRLDILGPV, encoded by the coding sequence ATGAGCATTCTGCAAGCGAGCGGTCTGAGCTACGCGGTGGACGGCAAGCCGCTGGTCGTCGATGCTGGCTTTTCGCTGGAACCAGGGGAACTCACCGCGCTGATCGGCCCCAACGGGTCAGGCAAGACGACTCTGCTGCGCCTCGCGCTCGGCCTTCTCCAAGCAGAAGCCGGTTCGGCGTCGATCGATGGCGAGCCGGTCGCTCGGCTTTCGCCGGTCGAGCGGGCGCGCAAGATCGCCTACCTGCCGCAGGCCCGACCGCTGGTCTGGCCGCAACCGGTTCGCGACGTCGTTTCGCTCGGGCGGTTCGCCTATGGCGCAGCTTTGGGGCGGCTGTCAGCGGGCGATGAGGCGGCGGTTTCTCAGGCGATCGGGGCCTGCCAGCTGGACGGTTTCGAAGAGCGGGCAGCCGATACCCTATCGGGCGGTGAATTGGCCCGTGTGCATCTCGCGCGTGCGCTCGCTGCCGAGACTCCGCTGGTCATTGCCGACGAGCCGGTCGCCGCGCTCGATCCGCGTTACCAGCACCAGACCATGCGGTTGTTTGCCTCGATGGCGCAGGGCGGGCACGGAGTGCTTACGGTCGTCCATGATCTCGATCTCGCGCTGCGTTACGCCACCCGCGTGCTGTGGTTGGATGAGGGGCGGATTGTAGCGGATGGGACGCCAGAAGAGACCTATACCAATGAGCGTCTGAGGCGAGTGTTCGGGATCGAGGCAGAGATTATCCGGAATGGCGCACGGATCCGGCTCGACATCTTGGGCCCCGTGTAA
- a CDS encoding FecCD family ABC transporter permease, translating to MNRVVFILLAGLAGALVLSVALGSVPLPLDRVLAALAFQSSQGDELVVWQIRLPRALAAAFVGAALGISGAALQGLLRNPLAEPGILGVSATAALFATFVLYFGLATAGPLVLPLAAVAGALIATLLVALAAIRTRSVVTLILIGVGLSSFSAAIMALLMNLAPNPFSLADMVNWMLGTVDNRSFDDLIFALPFMAIGVVVLLASRRGLSALALGDEAAEGMGLDLRRQRLAVIIGAGLATGAAVALAGAIGFVGIVAPHLVRPFLRYDPARLLVPSAMLGALILMLADIGVRVLPTDSELKLGVVASLLGAPVFIWIAARRRLA from the coding sequence ATGAATCGGGTGGTGTTCATCCTGCTGGCAGGTCTGGCGGGTGCGTTGGTTCTTTCCGTCGCGCTGGGTTCGGTGCCCTTGCCGCTCGACCGCGTGCTGGCTGCTCTCGCATTTCAATCGAGTCAGGGTGACGAGCTGGTGGTCTGGCAAATCCGCCTGCCTCGTGCGCTCGCTGCCGCGTTCGTCGGCGCGGCGCTGGGGATAAGCGGGGCGGCTCTTCAGGGCCTGCTGCGCAATCCGCTGGCAGAGCCTGGCATCCTCGGCGTTTCGGCTACCGCCGCGCTCTTCGCGACTTTCGTGCTTTATTTCGGTCTCGCGACTGCCGGTCCACTCGTCTTGCCATTGGCTGCGGTCGCGGGGGCGCTGATCGCCACCCTGCTGGTGGCGCTGGCCGCGATCCGCACCCGCTCCGTGGTCACGCTGATCCTGATTGGCGTCGGCCTTTCGAGTTTCTCGGCGGCGATCATGGCGCTGCTGATGAATCTCGCGCCCAACCCGTTCAGCCTTGCCGACATGGTCAACTGGATGCTCGGCACGGTGGACAATCGGAGCTTCGACGACCTGATCTTCGCGCTGCCCTTCATGGCGATCGGGGTGGTGGTGCTTCTTGCATCGCGCCGAGGCCTGTCCGCGCTCGCCTTGGGAGACGAGGCGGCCGAAGGAATGGGACTGGACCTCAGGCGGCAACGGCTGGCGGTCATCATCGGCGCCGGCCTGGCGACAGGTGCCGCTGTGGCGCTTGCTGGTGCGATCGGCTTTGTCGGGATCGTCGCGCCGCATCTGGTGCGGCCTTTCCTGCGTTACGATCCGGCACGGCTGCTGGTGCCATCGGCTATGCTCGGCGCTCTGATCCTTATGCTGGCGGACATCGGCGTGCGGGTTCTGCCGACCGATAGCGAGCTCAAGCTGGGCGTGGTCGCGTCACTGCTCGGTGCACCGGTATTCATCTGGATCGCTGCGCGACGGAGGCTGGCATGA
- a CDS encoding ABC transporter substrate-binding protein — translation MVRGILSALVCLSLCACSQVPERGTDAPRRIVSLDYCADQYVLKFADREDILALSPDAGKRFSYMRAAADGIPTVRPRTADVLALQPDLVVRTYGGGHDIADFMKEPGVPVVQIGFPQSIDEVRGEVLRVGTELGKPEEAAELVAEMDRRLWALAERPRPRREVLYMTPAGVTAGEGTLVHELFVAAGLENFLDRPGWNPLPLERLAYERPDLIAAAFFESATNHVDNWSAARHPVAQAQLRELPVVPLEGAWTACGGWFLLDAVEALATSGENTR, via the coding sequence ATGGTGCGGGGGATCCTCTCGGCGCTGGTGTGCCTCTCGCTCTGTGCCTGTTCGCAGGTGCCCGAGCGGGGCACCGATGCGCCGCGACGGATCGTCAGCCTCGATTATTGCGCCGACCAATATGTGCTGAAATTCGCCGATCGCGAAGATATCCTCGCGCTGTCGCCCGATGCGGGGAAACGCTTTTCCTACATGCGCGCGGCGGCCGACGGTATCCCCACGGTGCGTCCGCGCACGGCGGATGTCCTCGCGCTACAGCCCGATCTGGTGGTGCGGACATATGGCGGCGGGCACGACATTGCGGACTTCATGAAAGAGCCGGGCGTGCCGGTCGTGCAGATCGGCTTCCCCCAATCGATTGACGAAGTGCGGGGCGAAGTGCTGCGCGTGGGGACCGAACTCGGCAAGCCCGAGGAGGCGGCGGAACTCGTCGCCGAGATGGATCGGCGCCTCTGGGCGCTCGCCGAAAGGCCCCGGCCTCGTCGCGAAGTTCTCTACATGACCCCCGCCGGTGTGACCGCTGGCGAGGGGACACTGGTGCACGAACTGTTCGTGGCGGCCGGCCTCGAGAATTTCCTGGATCGCCCCGGCTGGAATCCCCTTCCGCTCGAACGCCTCGCCTACGAGCGCCCCGACCTGATCGCGGCGGCGTTTTTCGAGAGCGCGACCAACCACGTCGACAACTGGAGCGCGGCGCGCCATCCGGTGGCGCAGGCGCAGCTGCGCGAACTGCCGGTCGTCCCGTTAGAAGGAGCATGGACGGCTTGCGGTGGGTGGTTCCTGCTAGACGCAGTCGAAGCGCTGGCGACATCGGGGGAGAACACGCGATGA
- a CDS encoding TonB-dependent receptor plug domain-containing protein encodes MKTALYLSVAASAVALCSTGAFAQSVDRPEDEELGSETIVVTANRTERAISQVGESVTVVEEKEIVNRQPSDVLDVLRTVPGVTFNRNGGIGTNAGVSIRGAESDQTVVLIDGVKLNDPASPGGGFNFGPLLLGNIARVEVVRGSQSVLYGSQAIGGVVNLITREPTEELGMFARAEYGARDTTELTGNVSGRFGPVAASIGASYLHTDGISAFSEARGGAERDGFESLGVNGKIDIALSENLSIDLRGFYADGEVGIDGFPAPDYVFADVDEVSYRNDFVGYAGLNADFLDGRFRNRLGFAYTNIDRRNFNFDTDTETFDANGENRRYEYQGVFDAAEFVELVFGAEREESDFRSGTDEADVWINSVYGQVNLSPVTGLSLTGGVRYDDHETFGDATTFAASGAYTPNSGDTVVRASYGEGFKAPSLYQIYSTYGNPALLPEESESWDVGITHSFLDRRAQIGVTYFERDSTNLIGFVSTATPPFGFYDNTELASAKGWEFGLAVRPVDGFDVALNYTNIDAIDETTGNKLARRAEDKADLVVDYRMNNGIGIGATVLVVGDSFDNASNTRQLDGYVVADLRASYGVTEQLEIFGRVENLFDEEYETVYRYGQPGRAVFGGVRFRM; translated from the coding sequence ATGAAAACCGCACTCTATCTGTCCGTCGCGGCATCGGCCGTGGCGCTGTGTTCGACCGGAGCATTCGCCCAGTCGGTCGATCGCCCCGAAGACGAGGAACTGGGCTCCGAAACGATCGTCGTCACCGCCAATCGCACCGAACGGGCGATCAGCCAGGTAGGTGAATCGGTCACCGTCGTCGAGGAAAAGGAAATAGTGAACCGTCAGCCGAGCGATGTGCTCGATGTGCTGCGCACCGTCCCCGGCGTCACCTTCAACCGTAATGGCGGCATCGGCACTAATGCTGGCGTCTCCATCCGCGGGGCCGAAAGCGACCAGACCGTTGTGCTGATCGACGGCGTGAAGCTGAACGATCCGGCGTCGCCCGGCGGCGGGTTCAATTTCGGACCGCTGCTGCTGGGCAATATCGCCCGGGTGGAAGTGGTGCGCGGTTCGCAGAGCGTGCTCTACGGCAGCCAGGCGATCGGCGGTGTCGTGAACCTAATCACGCGCGAACCGACCGAGGAACTCGGCATGTTTGCCCGTGCCGAATATGGCGCTCGCGATACGACGGAACTGACCGGCAATGTTTCGGGTCGGTTCGGCCCGGTCGCGGCCAGCATCGGGGCAAGCTATCTGCATACCGACGGCATCTCTGCCTTCAGCGAAGCGCGGGGCGGGGCCGAGAGGGACGGTTTCGAAAGCCTTGGCGTCAATGGCAAGATCGACATAGCCCTGAGCGAAAACCTCTCCATCGATCTGCGCGGCTTCTACGCCGACGGCGAAGTGGGCATCGATGGCTTCCCGGCTCCCGACTACGTCTTCGCGGATGTCGATGAAGTTTCCTATCGCAACGATTTCGTTGGTTATGCGGGGCTGAATGCCGACTTCCTCGACGGTCGTTTCCGCAATCGGCTGGGCTTCGCCTACACCAATATCGATCGCCGCAACTTCAACTTCGATACCGATACCGAGACGTTCGACGCCAATGGCGAGAATCGTCGCTACGAGTATCAGGGCGTGTTCGACGCCGCCGAGTTTGTCGAACTGGTCTTCGGGGCCGAGCGCGAGGAATCCGATTTTCGCAGCGGCACCGATGAAGCCGACGTCTGGATCAACAGCGTCTACGGACAGGTCAACCTGAGCCCCGTGACAGGTCTCTCGTTGACCGGGGGCGTGCGCTACGACGATCACGAGACCTTCGGCGATGCAACGACTTTCGCGGCCAGCGGCGCCTACACTCCCAATAGCGGCGATACCGTGGTGCGGGCCAGCTATGGCGAAGGCTTCAAGGCCCCATCGCTCTATCAGATCTATAGCACCTACGGGAATCCGGCCCTTCTGCCGGAGGAATCGGAAAGCTGGGATGTCGGCATAACGCACAGCTTCCTCGATCGGCGTGCGCAGATCGGTGTCACCTATTTCGAGAGGGATTCGACCAATCTGATCGGCTTCGTCTCGACCGCGACACCGCCTTTCGGCTTCTACGACAACACCGAACTCGCATCGGCGAAAGGCTGGGAGTTCGGACTCGCGGTCCGTCCGGTCGACGGCTTCGATGTCGCGCTGAACTACACCAATATCGATGCGATCGACGAGACCACCGGCAACAAACTTGCCCGGCGTGCCGAAGACAAGGCCGACTTGGTGGTCGATTACCGGATGAATAACGGCATCGGCATCGGAGCCACCGTTCTCGTTGTCGGGGACAGCTTCGACAATGCAAGCAACACACGGCAACTGGACGGCTATGTGGTGGCCGACCTTCGGGCCAGCTACGGTGTCACCGAGCAGCTGGAGATCTTCGGACGGGTCGAGAACCTGTTCGATGAGGAATACGAGACCGTTTATCGTTACGGCCAGCCCGGTCGCGCGGTATTCGGCGGCGTGCGCTTCCGGATGTAG
- a CDS encoding cob(I)yrinic acid a,c-diamide adenosyltransferase, which yields MVQFIKGKWKTGEKKFFSRFPDLVDWHVMGDGFTWDTQDRDRDIEAAETALAKAGELIASGDYALVVLDEINIALRYEYLTPAAVIEALERRGDTRIILTGRDAKPELIDYADTVTEMAEIKHAYHAGIRAQQGIDF from the coding sequence GTGGTGCAATTCATCAAGGGCAAGTGGAAGACGGGCGAGAAGAAGTTTTTCTCGCGCTTCCCGGATTTGGTGGACTGGCACGTCATGGGCGACGGTTTCACATGGGATACGCAGGACAGGGATCGCGATATCGAAGCCGCGGAAACGGCATTGGCCAAGGCCGGTGAGTTGATCGCGAGCGGCGACTACGCCTTGGTCGTGCTCGACGAAATCAATATCGCGTTGCGCTACGAATACCTGACGCCCGCGGCAGTGATCGAGGCGCTGGAACGCAGGGGTGATACCCGGATCATCCTTACCGGGCGGGACGCTAAGCCCGAACTGATCGATTATGCCGACACCGTCACCGAGATGGCCGAAATCAAGCACGCCTACCACGCCGGTATCCGCGCGCAGCAGGGCATCGACTTCTAG
- the cobC gene encoding alpha-ribazole phosphatase family protein has protein sequence MALILLRHGKPQIEAGVCYGQSDVPAKAVDQKDLHALVAALPSRFARIDSSPLIRCTAVAEQLSAHFDLPVHADPRLMEIDFGNWEMQAWDDIPRHEIDEWAEDIEGARPHGGESVAQMAERVRTYLLDSARIEGHILAITHLGVVRCVAAALGRPNPFELELGFGQFLTVEPRGGV, from the coding sequence ATGGCTCTGATCCTGCTCCGCCATGGCAAGCCGCAGATCGAAGCGGGCGTTTGCTACGGTCAGTCGGACGTGCCCGCCAAAGCCGTTGACCAGAAAGACCTTCATGCACTGGTGGCCGCATTGCCCAGCCGCTTTGCACGGATCGACAGCAGCCCACTGATCCGATGCACTGCGGTGGCGGAGCAGTTGTCCGCGCATTTCGACCTTCCCGTCCACGCCGACCCGAGACTGATGGAGATCGATTTCGGGAACTGGGAAATGCAGGCGTGGGACGATATTCCTCGTCACGAGATCGATGAGTGGGCAGAAGATATCGAAGGCGCTCGCCCGCACGGAGGGGAGAGTGTCGCGCAAATGGCTGAGCGGGTTCGCACATATCTGCTCGATTCCGCGAGGATCGAGGGACATATCCTTGCCATCACGCATCTCGGCGTCGTCCGTTGCGTCGCCGCGGCTCTCGGCCGACCTAACCCATTTGAACTCGAACTCGGCTTCGGCCAGTTCCTCACCGTTGAACCAAGAGGGGGCGTATGA
- the cobS gene encoding adenosylcobinamide-GDP ribazoletransferase: MKRPFAAALAAWVFLTRLPLPAVQLNESDFEAAPGFYPLVGVLIGVIGAAAFALGWAIGGAFIAAIFGTAATLLATGAFHEDGLADLFDGQGATTSERMMEIMRDSRLGTFGAAALFIVLLLKIAALAQLPFMVALTALPVAHGASRLSAVIVIATSRYARAEGIAKPVAKGIGAAPLVVATLTGIAAVAVGAIILGLGAALCGVAGLAIGHAATRLLFDRKLGGYTGDCLGAVQQISEVGFYLAVLAWL, encoded by the coding sequence ATGAAGCGTCCATTCGCCGCCGCTTTGGCCGCGTGGGTGTTCCTAACCCGACTTCCTTTGCCCGCGGTGCAGCTCAACGAGAGCGATTTCGAGGCCGCGCCCGGCTTCTATCCGCTGGTCGGCGTGTTGATCGGCGTAATCGGCGCTGCCGCTTTCGCGCTCGGCTGGGCGATCGGCGGGGCCTTCATCGCAGCGATCTTCGGCACTGCGGCTACCTTGCTGGCAACCGGTGCATTTCACGAGGATGGCCTGGCGGACCTGTTTGATGGGCAAGGCGCGACAACGTCTGAGCGGATGATGGAGATCATGCGCGACAGCCGGCTCGGCACATTCGGAGCCGCAGCGCTGTTCATAGTTCTGCTGCTCAAGATCGCGGCACTGGCGCAACTCCCTTTCATGGTCGCACTCACCGCCCTGCCCGTGGCGCACGGAGCCTCGCGCCTGTCGGCAGTCATCGTGATCGCGACAAGTCGTTACGCACGTGCCGAGGGGATCGCCAAGCCGGTTGCGAAGGGGATCGGAGCAGCGCCGCTGGTGGTGGCAACGCTCACGGGAATTGCTGCGGTTGCTGTCGGCGCGATCATCCTTGGGCTTGGCGCAGCGCTGTGCGGCGTGGCCGGCCTAGCCATCGGCCATGCTGCGACACGGCTGCTCTTCGACCGCAAGCTGGGCGGATATACCGGCGATTGCCTCGGCGCGGTGCAGCAGATCAGCGAAGTCGGCTTCTATCTTGCCGTGCTGGCATGGCTCTGA
- the cobT gene encoding nicotinate-nucleotide--dimethylbenzimidazole phosphoribosyltransferase, whose product MALPLPMDLDKRSMRMALSCRSKVVLYSLNAHRMTRADLQRLIDDKTKPIGSLGRLESLAVQAAAILGAMTPSNASASLTIFAADHGIAAQRVSAFPQEVTGQMVANFLAGGAAANVIAAQFDIPVTVVDCGIAHPPRRRDGLIDLSLGGGTADSSTGPAMSPETARKAIAQGRHFACGIESKIVCFGEMGIANTSAAALLAHKLSGISVAELVGRGTGLDDTALSHKQDVLERAAARTGALAPIEALADLGGFEIGTMAGAMVGAGTSNKLVVVDGFIATAAAALARAIEPDCERAFVYAHRSAEHGHRTLLDWLEAEPLLDLDMRLGEGTGALLAVPIIHAALSLFGMASFSQAGVSGAPPIS is encoded by the coding sequence ATGGCCCTGCCCTTGCCAATGGACCTCGACAAGCGCTCGATGCGTATGGCTTTGTCATGCCGTTCCAAAGTCGTTCTGTATTCGCTAAACGCGCATCGTATGACCCGAGCCGACTTACAGCGCCTGATCGATGACAAGACTAAGCCGATAGGGTCATTGGGAAGGCTCGAGAGCCTTGCAGTTCAGGCTGCTGCGATCCTTGGCGCCATGACTCCGTCGAATGCTTCGGCATCGTTGACCATTTTCGCAGCTGATCATGGGATTGCCGCACAGCGTGTGTCCGCGTTCCCGCAGGAGGTTACCGGCCAAATGGTCGCCAACTTCCTTGCAGGCGGAGCCGCTGCGAATGTCATCGCAGCGCAATTCGACATACCGGTGACCGTCGTTGACTGCGGGATCGCGCATCCGCCGCGCCGACGTGATGGGCTTATCGATCTGTCGTTGGGAGGGGGAACGGCCGACAGTTCGACAGGGCCTGCGATGTCGCCTGAGACGGCTAGGAAGGCGATTGCGCAAGGGCGACATTTCGCATGCGGTATTGAAAGCAAGATCGTCTGTTTCGGCGAGATGGGCATCGCGAACACTTCCGCTGCAGCCCTGCTTGCGCACAAACTGAGCGGCATTTCCGTGGCCGAACTCGTCGGGCGAGGGACGGGCCTCGACGATACCGCTCTCTCCCACAAGCAAGATGTTCTCGAACGCGCAGCTGCGCGGACTGGAGCGCTTGCGCCGATTGAAGCGCTGGCCGACCTCGGCGGCTTCGAGATCGGCACGATGGCGGGTGCAATGGTTGGCGCCGGGACATCGAATAAACTTGTGGTGGTCGATGGCTTTATCGCGACCGCTGCCGCCGCGCTTGCGCGGGCGATCGAGCCAGACTGTGAACGGGCCTTTGTCTATGCGCATCGCTCGGCAGAACACGGCCATCGGACGCTGCTCGACTGGCTAGAAGCCGAACCACTGCTCGACCTCGACATGCGGCTGGGCGAAGGGACCGGCGCGTTGTTGGCCGTGCCGATTATTCACGCCGCGCTCTCGCTTTTCGGCATGGCAAGCTTTTCTCAGGCAGGGGTGTCCGGCGCTCCCCCGATTTCATGA
- a CDS encoding ArdC family protein produces the protein MTRSRRTASVSPAQRITAAIIEKLEQGTKPWVKPWRGVPVSRPLRSCGTPYRGMNTFWLWMVADGCGYASPYWMTYRQCQKLGGQVRKGEKSTIAIFYKSYTKEVETAEGEADTENRRVLKAYAVFNADQCDGLPAFYHPKPLVAALEPKGREDRLDAFFAHIGADLRHYGAQAYYEPLRDRVTMPPAELFEAYDHYYATLAHELSHWTGHSSRLDRDLKNRFGSEAYAAEELIAELSSAILGAELGLPVTHLDHHASYIASWLKILKSDERAILTAAAKAEEAATLLLELGGHQSLEGEADVDLADAA, from the coding sequence ATGACCAGATCCCGCCGCACTGCTTCAGTTTCGCCAGCCCAGCGCATCACCGCCGCCATCATCGAAAAGCTCGAGCAAGGCACCAAGCCATGGGTCAAGCCGTGGCGCGGTGTGCCCGTCTCGCGGCCCTTGCGCTCCTGCGGGACGCCCTATCGCGGCATGAACACCTTCTGGTTGTGGATGGTGGCCGACGGCTGTGGCTACGCCTCGCCCTACTGGATGACCTATCGCCAGTGCCAGAAGCTCGGCGGACAGGTCCGCAAGGGCGAAAAATCGACCATCGCGATCTTCTACAAGAGCTACACGAAGGAGGTCGAGACCGCCGAAGGCGAAGCCGACACCGAGAACCGGCGCGTGCTCAAGGCCTATGCTGTCTTCAATGCCGACCAGTGCGATGGCCTCCCTGCATTCTACCATCCCAAACCGCTGGTTGCCGCGCTCGAGCCCAAAGGACGCGAAGACCGGCTCGATGCCTTCTTTGCCCATATTGGCGCAGACCTGCGCCATTATGGTGCGCAGGCCTATTACGAGCCGCTGCGTGACCGTGTCACCATGCCGCCAGCCGAACTGTTCGAAGCCTATGACCACTACTATGCAACGCTCGCACACGAGCTGTCGCACTGGACGGGGCATTCCTCGCGGCTCGATCGCGATCTCAAGAATCGCTTCGGCAGCGAGGCCTATGCCGCCGAAGAACTGATCGCCGAACTTTCGTCGGCAATCCTTGGAGCCGAACTGGGTCTTCCGGTCACCCACCTCGACCATCACGCCAGCTACATCGCGTCCTGGCTCAAGATCCTCAAATCGGATGAGCGCGCGATCCTGACGGCTGCGGCAAAAGCCGAGGAAGCGGCTACCCTGCTCCTCGAACTGGGTGGTCACCAATCCCTGGAAGGCGAGGCCGATGTCGATCTCGCCGATGCGGCCTAA
- a CDS encoding DUF2493 domain-containing protein produces the protein MYDSFIDQLSGLDLSGLSIKPAPFNATDFPCEDAIDQTLGAVWSDLFAMFSDTALEVDAEDIAWGVVNLFHRAASRKSAQLDRASDEIRVLLASADGSEVHSSNLEEQVERAQAAEASMLAFEQMREAAAALYRDETGSSWKPVSGSRASHSRNLTSAVIDARDFLRARAENRRHALIPEGTPVLFAGGRQSFESAEDARVYADNIWATLDKVRDVVPDLFLVHGGDGKGADRLAASWAERREVQQLTYSLDRRLGARAGFKRNEQMLSLNPRYVVAFPGNGVTERLVIDAKTRRITVVDRRGPLGASPGS, from the coding sequence ATGTACGACAGCTTCATCGACCAGTTGAGCGGCCTTGACCTTTCGGGCCTCAGCATCAAGCCGGCTCCCTTCAACGCGACCGACTTTCCCTGCGAGGACGCGATCGATCAGACGCTCGGCGCCGTATGGTCCGACCTTTTCGCGATGTTCTCCGATACTGCCCTGGAAGTCGATGCCGAGGATATCGCCTGGGGCGTGGTCAATCTATTTCACCGCGCAGCCAGCCGGAAGTCTGCTCAGCTTGACCGGGCCAGCGACGAGATCCGGGTCCTGCTCGCATCAGCCGATGGCTCCGAAGTGCATTCGAGCAATCTCGAAGAGCAGGTCGAGCGCGCGCAGGCGGCCGAAGCCAGCATGCTGGCGTTTGAGCAGATGCGGGAGGCTGCGGCAGCACTTTACCGCGACGAGACCGGTTCCTCGTGGAAGCCCGTTTCCGGGTCGCGCGCGAGCCATTCGCGCAATCTCACTTCGGCCGTAATCGATGCCCGCGATTTCCTTCGCGCACGCGCCGAGAACCGGCGTCATGCCCTGATCCCGGAAGGTACCCCGGTCCTCTTCGCAGGTGGGCGCCAGAGCTTCGAGAGCGCTGAGGATGCGCGCGTTTATGCCGACAATATCTGGGCGACGCTGGACAAGGTTCGCGATGTGGTTCCCGATCTCTTCCTGGTCCATGGCGGCGACGGCAAGGGTGCCGATCGCCTTGCCGCGAGTTGGGCTGAACGCCGCGAAGTCCAGCAACTAACTTATTCGCTCGATCGTCGGCTTGGTGCCCGCGCCGGGTTCAAGCGCAACGAGCAGATGCTTTCCCTCAATCCGCGTTATGTCGTCGCCTTTCCGGGCAATGGCGTGACCGAACGGCTGGTGATCGATGCCAAGACGCGCCGGATCACCGTGGTCGATCGTCGCGGCCCCTTGGGCGCCTCTCCCGGGTCCTGA